In Mangifera indica cultivar Alphonso chromosome 7, CATAS_Mindica_2.1, whole genome shotgun sequence, the genomic window GTCACCATCATTATCTTCACAGTGAAATTGCCTTCTTACATAAGTTTCTTCATCAGCAAAAGCTGGTCTGAGATATCCCACAATAGAAACACCATTTGAAGGCTTATCCATTTTTCTACAATATTCCATATTAACAGCCTACATGAAAGTAAAAACATCATAAACCATCTCAGCAGGCTGCATATTTACTTACTAAGCTATATATTCGAAAAACTCAGTATAAACTTTAGACACATTAACTACTAGCATGTTAATCCTTATTAGCCTTGAATTCACTAATGGCTTTTTCAAACAGAAactaaatcttttaaaaaaaaaaatctggttATTAGCAACGCAAAGACTGTTTCTTCGTCTTCAATTAGTAACAACAAGCAATGTATTGCAATTAGAGGTACCCCGCTGACCTCCCTGCAAAccaattataaaatcaatcagCAATCACCTTGGTTAAAcacttagaaaaatatatagggTGAACCCAGCTGGAAGTATCTGGCATTCCCCAGTCGACTGGAACATCAGGAACTTCAGAATCCACAACCTATATGAGGAGACAAGAATTAAATGCACATTATTAACAATGAGATTACTCTATTCAAtctcaaaaacaaagaaagtgaCCACCAACCTCAAAATAATCATCATCAAGAGGTATACCATCGCTAGAGCCAGTATCTGAAATATTATATCCAGCAGCTACACTCTGATTACTGTGTACAGGAATATCCATCCCTATCAAAGCATTCTGCAGGTTGCTCATTGGAAATCAGTTAATCTTAATGTTTGCAATGACATTCCatgtaataaattcattttctaaCTGGAAGATATACatgaaaaaagtttatattcaaaatgcatatatattCTCACCACTGGGTTATTGGCTCCTGGATCTTGTaagatattttcatcttcaaaaatttcaaaaaatatatctgAAAAGGTAAAGAAAGACGATGGTTGAACAGACAATCaagtatacaaaattatatgataCCATCACAGAAAGTTTCAAAGAGTATAAAATGGACCTCCATAATCATCAACAACATATTGAAACTCGGCCCATGAAATTTGCTCATGTGGCTCACAGTGTACTGTCCCAGGAAAGACCAGCAAAGAACTGTTGTTCGCCTACCAGAAAGAAAGAATTGTGACAAGGATATTTTATAAGGACAAAAGTTATGTCAGCAATGGAAAACATTTCAATATCTTTCCAAGATCCATGCAACATAATTGGCATCTTATTTAATTCAAAGTGTAAGCACACAAACCTCAACAGTGGTCCTTGCTATTTCTGCTGAAGTAAGTTTGGTGTCCCGAATTCTTTTGCAAAATTTCACTTCTTCAAGAGGATGATAACCCCGGTCATTAATGTAATTAGATGAATCAGGAACTGAATCAGAGTAATCTGCAGCAACTGAAACTTTTGTAGGGCAAAGATCACGTCCAGTAGACAACCAATCGAATTGCGAAGAACCAAAAAATGGATTCCTGCATCCGAAACTTACAATAGaagaataattttttcactaaagtttgtTAAATCAGTAACTTTTGTAGATAGGGAAGCAATAGAAGACTCAAAAATGAATCATATCATTTCTTATGCCTTATTTTCTGTAATTCTTGATTTTCAGTATTTTGGGTCCAAATACACATGCTTGGTTGTGCGTGCAACATAGACATACAAGCACACACATGCATAATATATCCCAAACAGTAAGATTACATTATAACATTTCTTCAGCAAGTAAATGAAAATTCTGTCCATTCTACTGAGTATAACCACAAACTACAAGGAGCAACACCAAACACAGATTTATAGGCTCTAAAATATAATGCTACTAAATTACAATAACATGACATATTAgtcaaaaacaacaaaattcaaaaaatgccCTAACCAAACTATCAGTATTATTCATTTTCATCCTATCTTTACACATGATAGAGAAATCTCAGGATTCACTCCAAAATTTGCCAGAAAACTAATTTGGTTCAGCATATATAAGGCTATAAACTAATCATTACATGCCAACCAAATAAAGAAACACAATTTGAAGACAAATTCATCTTTCATGAACTAGATCAGCAGTAAAAATATCTAGGAAGACCTTGTGCCAGAAATATCAGGAGCTCTGTGACTATCAAAAGGATTTTTAATCCAACTGCTTGTGATCCCATTTGATGTTGAGCAACTAACCCCCTCCAAATGGCATAAGTGACATTGCAAAGGACCTTTAACGCATGGAATgagaaattgttaataaaatcacCATTGCATCcgataaaagaagaaataagagGGCAGAAATGCAAAGTAGAAAGTCAGTCAACATCAGAagccaaattaataaaatcatagtCCAAGTCACCTTCAAATATAGGTTGTCAAATGAATCAAAAGCCTTAATTTATAATTGCTACAAAATCCTCTTCAAAAGAATACAACTAATTGTAaactttaattcattttattataataatgccAAACACACTAAACTTTCAAAAGGCCCTCTTGTACTAGCactataattgaaattattcagagaagaaaaaaataactggTCTCCTCTTTAATATACACAATCAACTGTAAAGAATCCTTGTACCAAGTCATTGCTTTATGTACTCCccatcatttaaatataaaaaaagggaACAAATAACTAAATTTGCAATTGAAAAACTACTATGCATGTGAGTCTATGAAACTAATCAATCTTTCAAACTCAGGTACTCACCTATCAAAAgcttaaaattcaaacttgcATGGggatttataaaacaaatcacCCTCAAAAGGTCAAGTGTTTCACAATCAAAGCTGAAATACCAACATGGGTTCCTCCAAAACACACAAAACTCAAATGGGTATACCACAAATTAGCAATTAAACACCCAGACCACTCCACCCCTTCAaatcatttcattaaaaaaatcagaagATAAAAGAAAAGCTTTTGATCAAGATTACCAAGAGCGATTGAAGACGCAGCAGCGATCGacataagagagagagagagtgagatgAGAGGTGAAGATTATGACGGCGTAAGCAAGTTTGTGTAGTTAGAAGTGAGACTGGAGTCGGGCCATCGAATTCTTTGTTGTCTTCTCAGAGTCGTTCGTTCTGAGCCATGAAAATGTTAAGTTTAATTATGAAGTGTTAGACGGAGAGCATTGTGCTTGCATCATTTTCCTCAGTTTTATCTGCGCACACAGTCACATGGAGGCCCGGCCTTCAACTGCGGACACAGTACCCGTTAAGTTTAGTATGCTTACCGGTTAACCGGATTACGTTTTCATTGGGGAAAATTTAGGGGTTGAGGAGAAAATTCTAggcccacccaaggtttagcatAATTAATATGCACCCCTAGAtggcataaataatatttttccccccgaaatcaaaatcttttatgaAAAACAATACAGTGTTAGGAAATGAAATTATCCAtactatttcatttaaaaataaaaacaaacagttattataaatattttgtttcaattaaattaaaataagcataaaCCATGAgaataatataatctaattaGCATTAGAAATACTCATATACTCTTTATTTGGGTATAATTCTTCCTCTCAATCTTATACAAAAAATGGGTCAGAAGAGTGGAGGAGAGATGGGAGCTCATACATTTGTAAAGCGAGAGAACATGCATAAGATTTGTGTTGTGACTCAAactaataacacattattatattaaaattttcttatgttattatttttctttatatgtaatCTATTTTATAACATAGTGGAAATTAGGATTCCTTATCGAATCCTCAATGTTATTATCGTAATCTAACTTGCACCATCTAATTTCCATTAACAATCATAACCCAAGATATTGAAAACTCATCATTAAGATCCCTTCAATCTAGCACCATCTAATTTCCATTAACAAAAGAAGGttgaaattttcctttttcatgaaTCCCAAAATTAAgtggtaaaataaaaaaaaatacataaaaaaatacataaattttaacaaaaaatttacccttaatttaaaaaactaataattttttctcatccttagcttttaaaactttcatttcacCCTCATTTCTAGGTTTaatctctttttgttttaaaggATTCGACCGTCAGCTGATCTTCCTTGTCAACGCTCTCTTTCTATCTGTTGGCTCTCCTTTGAATCCAACTGATTGagcatttcatttcatttccttTCACAATAATGATTTGTTGTGTCAGCCATGATTTGTTGCACTTGAGAGAAATGAAACGAAGATGATTCATGGTAATTAGCCAATGATTACCATCTCTCAAGCGTCATTCAAGTGTCTCCCAATGCTTAACTGGATGGATGAACACGATTTATCTTCATCTATCTAGTCAAGCATTGACAATGTCTCTCGAGTGGGAGAAGAAATGGGTGGGAAAGGCCGACTATTAGTCGAAACGGAGAAGGTGGTAggagaagagatgaaaaaaaaactttaaagggaaaaggtaacttttcaaactttggataaagagaaattgttagttttttaaactaagagaggaaatgagataaaattttagttattctaattttttttttgtataatgacagttttatctttaactctaatagataattttaacagaataatgggtatttaagtttttgaggTTTTATAGGTAGAATTTTGGGAATGGACCAAACCTTAGGCGGGAagaaatcttttggcctttgtgTAATAAtcataatgtatcattatgcaattgtgttattttaaattatgaataaagtaatattcaatcatattgtGACAAGTCGTTATTAGTACactaattaatgttttttttttttgagtaaattgaatttttcccACACGAGATTTGACTTAAAAACACTCTTTTGCCcttagtttttataaaaaaactttcttttccaaaataaaactttatttataaaaaagaaaaaactaaccatataaattaaaataacagttttatcctCTATTAATTAtcatacaatttaaaaataacttcTTTACATATGAGacccaaacattttaaacataacaattttacccttaagaaTGTCTGAAAACTCACAAATCaatagttgaaattttaaaactcataaaCTCACAAAAATTTAAcctatatattttcaaaatactaTTATGACctaataatttgttatataatatttacactctttatttgttttataatgcTTAGTTCTTTCAAAGTGTAAATATCATTTCTACACTACTACggggcaaattgaaattttaaaatttttaaaacacccTCAAacttttctcaaattttaaaatcccctaaaatttttattatgtaatttagatATGATAAttggaaaaatgaaatagtatggataaattggtaattttactttttcaaagctttttttcattaacaaagtttGGTTTTAGGTAGAAAAGTGTTATTTCGGTCGCCTAGGGGTGGAAATGTATTTTCAGATCAAACTTTGGGTGCAACAAATCTACATCTAATATATTTCTTTATCTTAACTTATCTAATTAAGCATGACCCTACACACTTTTTCTATTCTTTTACTTTAATGATCTTTATAGGACTTTGCTCTGTGATACTCATTCAATGTTTTATTTGTGAGACccactttataaattttttcctCTAGAGAATATACTCTTTGTGTGCTTATCTTTGGTTTGTGAAACTCATTCAATATTCTTTTCGGGGGGCCCCATTTGCTTTTTATCTACGTGCACATACTTTTTGTAAtcgcaataaaattatatacatttatttttaagttcataaataaatatataaataataatatattattatataattaaaaagatttaaattgaagataaaataatattcattcatatgacgacatatcatttttataccTATTTACATATTAGAAAATATGTACACAAAGCATCATTCTTTCTCTTATTcaatatgtttttctttatgcatggtaaattttttcattttcttttctctaacTAGTTGAGGTGCTTTGTATTATTAACTTGACTAAATACACAGCAAAATATGATAAGTAGCTAATCcataaaaattaactaatcCAACTATGTATTAAGCAACTAATTAAGgctgaaagacttattcctacccaaggtttactGTATTTTCAAACTATGTAGTTAATGCTAGAGGTAAAAacgttatttaatattttattttaaaaaagaaaaatttatcctatttttccagcttaattttgaaaattaacaattttttttaacttaattttaaaaaattacttttttacccCTATCATctagggtttttatattttagggttaacaATTACcctttcaaagtttaaaacattatatttatactaaaaaaaaaaattctcttttttcagCAACTGTTCTTTTTGGCAATTCACTCCTCCTTGATGGTTTTTTGATGTAGAAACCACTCGTCATCCGGTTGAAATGGTTGAATGATGTcacacaaaattataaaattcattgcACAATTTGTGCAATGGATCTATATGTCGGTCGTAGCATAGATCTATTGCACAAATTTGTGCAACGAATTTTATAGTTTTGTGCCAcgttgaattttataaatttgttatgcTTTGACTTCTTGATAGTTATTGCATAACCTTGAGTCAAAAGCAAATGCTGGCACTGTattaatgatatcattttgttaaaaaagaaaatttatgttgGAACCGcagaaatatcacaaataaagaatataattcaaaaataaaagtatttaaaattaaatatactgACTTCTGGATTGAGAGCACAATAGCCTTCAATATGATAAACAAAAGGtagtaatgaaaaatgataaataatttggTTGAACGTCAAGATCTATATAACAGTTTTTTTAACATAGATTTGTCTCTTTTATTCGAGTGTACAAGAATTTGAACATTATCTATTTTCTACGATACAACGATAAAAGAATAACAAGAGAAACTTTACTCTTTTATTATGACAAATTGAATCGTGCATGAAATTCAACTCAAAACAACTTGCCGAACACTTAAAACTAACAGAGTAACCAAAGAATGATGAAAAGAATGAGCTCAAATTCTCGAGTTGTGTAAAAAATGAGATGAGGTGCCCCCTTTCTATACTGCTCCAAGGGTACAATACACTTAATATCAACTTGAATTTTACTATAAATCTAAACCTTTTCACCTTTCAATTCCATAACCTGTGACACATTTTCACCTTTCAATTTCTTaacctctaaaaatttaataaaattcttatatttttctaacaatcCCCCTCATGAATAAATTTAACCAACACAATGATGTAGAGTAGGTATTACCCTTTGAAGCTTTTCTTGTGAAATTATGTTTACTTTATTGACTAAGTAATAAGCAAAGTGTCCTTAAAGTAATTTGTCATTTACATAAATGATGTCATTTGTCACACAAGAATCCAACCTAACATTATTCAGTTctcattattatatttgttttggcCATAAACATATTATTGGTTTTGCGAggatttcttaaaaattaagcCCTAAAAATTCCCTTAAAAGTGGccttatttgaattataacttTCAGGAAGAAGACCTAGATTCAAACTTCTGTTATACTtgtaaaacttgatttaaattacttaccaaagaaaaaaaaaaaaccctatttTTTTCTTGCATAGGTGATCTCTTTAAAAGTAATTGGTATTATTCTACTTGAAATCTTGAtacattaaaatcattaaaaagtttTGCTTAACCTCTTTCCCTACAAGCATCAATGTTTCGTTTAATCATAGGAATAGACTGAGGATAGTTCTCAGAGTGATCTATTTAAGTCTTTATAATTAAGTTGTCTCTTTTAACTTAAATCTTGGGATCTCTAGTCAAATATGTTGAGTTTTCATTATATCGACATATTATTTCAATGGTCTTAGTCTTATTCCCTTTGATGATATTTCAACAAATTCTCTATTTTGTTAACAAATTAGCTAAATTATTTGATGCAAAACAAACGTGGATGGagttataatattgttcacGAGGATGATTAAGGGttaatatcatttaacaaaCGAAGAGATAACAAGGACAATGCATAATAATACAatgtttcttgaagaaaatttaactaaattttattgataatttaataaattgattattgaattaCAAATCTCATGcttatatattacttatttttttaacaagattAGGAAAAGTTATTAAACTAGAAAAACTCATTGATACTAGTTTAACTAGAATCATGAATGTTAATTCATTCCAAATTCCATAAAGCTATGACTCTAGTAAATAGTTTTAATAGACTTTACTAAAATTGAGCTTTTCTAAGCAATGAAATCctaaaaattctttattttttaagtcaaaataAAACTCTTAACTATTAGGggatgtttggtttaagtaatattttattaccaaaataaagaaattaccttgaagatagattacttataagattattaggtataaatgattattatgtttgataaaatttgataggtataaataattattgtgtttggttaaaggtaataaaataatactaataaattattttacttaaatgcccttaaatatcattatttttaaatattttttatattaattaaaaataaatttatttttgtctcaaaaaattaataaataataatataattataataaaatctagattaccttggtaatcttttaatacctaagatgaagatggtaattagattaccatTTATATTACCTCCCACGttagtattggtaatagaagattactataatattttattactgataaatcaaacaaggtaatataagtaataaatgatatattattaggGTAATTTTTAAATCCCTAGAACCGAACAACCCCTTAGgaaaactattattaataaaaactcGATTAATTAAATTGGAGTAAGAAACTTGTGTTAAACTAAACTACACAagtaaacttgatttaaaccaACTCCTCTCAACTAGAAATCCTTAACTCACAAGCATATGACTTCCTATATGGCTCCACATGCACACCCATGTCATCACGTCACATTGCCAAACAAGTTGCCACATCATCTATGGCCACCTAAATCATGTATCACATCATCCTTTTGCATTTGACTTGTTTCTTcaatgttttttatgtttttcacaAGTTTTTAATGTTagtaatatcatttttctcttcgTTTACATTTTCCATCCAACCTTCCTCTCATATCAAATTTGTCGCTGacctattttattttcatgtcttagcctttcttttaatttatatttgttaaaagtcTTGGTCCCTATCATTATTTcacataatcaattaaaataactcCAATTGAGAGTGGTTGTCAAATGGTATTTTAAAGATGACATATATGTCTAGACTTATCATTATACATATTACTTTGTAATCTTCCTATTGCAGATTGACTATCACAATAAAAGCATATTGTTGGCACAAACCTTGGCCACTTTGGAATATCCTTTAAGAATTGGTTTCGCTGTTCAACCTCTTCACCACACTTATCTAAAGCAATAAGATTAGATTTAATAATGGATTtgagtcatttgattataaaacTCTATTAATGTTTTCCATGATACAACTATACCTTCTAATATGAACACATATCTATTGATAGACTTCAAATCTTTTCTATCATATATCTAATTTGCATCGCTGTATCCTTTTTTGGTGTTGATAAATCTATTTGGCAAGGCACCCACAAACCACAAGTATTTATAGGAAAATTTTACTTAGAATTATCCCCTTTGAATGAATCTTATGCAATATCCCTTGAATCTCTTGCACTTGACAGATGACAACAGTTATTCCTCAAGATAGAATGAAAGTCGTTCACCTCAAATTCTCAATCCCAATCcattttagttttggttatttcatttttgtcccTTAAGTTAGTAATTAGCTCACCAAAGTCCAATAGAGATCAAAATCACCCTTTCCTAGTGATTCACtctaaaccaaaataaatcTAAAGCTTCTATACCTTGGTCATTAACCCTTATTGTGTGTAACACATAGGTTTTACATCATGTTAATAGTGAATAAAATCGTAAATAATGTACAATCAATTAGCCCTTTGTTCACAAATCAAAATTGGTCTCTAAtaagacatcatgaccactCATAATGATGAAGAATCAATAGAAAATGTAAACATATTAACGATTGTATTACCATGCAATCGAACTCtttcatcatataatatttcatcaagACTGAGATACAAAAACATTGTCTATCTTAGAACATccattgatttaaattatttagtttctAGAATAAGATCAAAGAGTATTGGATTGAGAAACAAGTCAATCTTCACCAATATGGACACATATTTAAATGGTTGTTCTCATCCATTAAAAGATGTTGATAGATATTCTCTTATTCTCATGAGTAATGAAATCTATGTTATTGATCCACCATAGTTTTAGTACACTTCTCAGTGCAACCAATAACTAACATTATTATAACCCTAAATTAAAGATTACGTTAAATAGCATCAAACTGCACCCATTGATGCATAAGATGCTATtgtaattttgagtttaagGATTATATGCACCACTGTCCTCTAGATGATTTGTTTCATAGACACTTAGATTAACATTTATATGAAATCCAATTTGACAGGTTAGTCTAGTGAACTTATAGACAATAAATACCTATGTGTTGTACCAGATTGACAATAAACAATCTTAACATGTGAGATCTATTATTATCTCTCGATAGAGTCATGTAACATGATTATAGTCAAACTGTATTATTTGTTCATTTAGTTTTAACATATTAAGGCTTTCTAGAGTGACCACCTAATGTGCTTATAGGGGTCTCACAATCAAGTTGAGCCGATCTCGAACTCATCACGGCTTAAATATAGCCCTTAGTAGAGATTGAAAGAATGGAGAGAGATGAGAGGTTTAGAATAATGATAGTAAAGGagttgtataattgaaattgtGTTTAGTTTTTCATTGAAAGAGAGAATCCAATATATAGTGAATAAATTTGaacgaagaagaaaaaaaattacttacttgaaaaaaaaaggcattttcTCGATTATTTGACTTcctcaaatataatatttatatctaataatctagCGTGAGTAGGTTTATGTTCAGGCTCTTATTTCACtagttaacaaataaatttttgaaaatttcagatTTGGGTTCATGTGACTAGACTAATTACTAAAGATGACAACTTTACCTTAAAAATAAGATTCCCGCCCTGCTCCATTCTGTATAAGGAAAACATTCATTTACATAAGTAGGGATAAGGACGAAACAGGGATgaagataaatatatctttgtCTGGTCTCATTTCTTCCTATCACATACCTATTTTTAGAGCATAATTTACAAACTTatccattatatttttaattatatattataatgtcaTTACTATGATAACACTTAAGTGGAGGTGACAAAGAAAGAGTAAGGAAGGGGAAGAGATGAGAAGTGAATTATGCTGAGAAGGTAAGGGACATGAATTCCCTGTGATTCTCGTAGCATAGACAAGGATATATATGTCTCACTCTACAAGGTTAGGGATGGGGATAGCCATCATCCCTGCCCTCGCCCTACCTCCTACCATTTCTACTAATCACCGGACATGAAAATCAAGTTGACCATTTTCTAACATGATTTTGACCTGATTTACGTATGAATCCGATTTTGACCCAATGTCATGTAGTTGGGTCAGATCTATTTTGGCCACCCCTTACTTTCTATAGTCTCCAAGGTCCAAACCCATCTAAGGgcattttcaactttttaattAGTTTCCTTACACTACAGGTCCTACCAGACCAAAGGTAAGTATTTGATTGCTGTACAATTAGATTGAATTGTCGCAGGTAGGGAGGTGTTTTATAATATGACATAGTTTTATActactttaaattttagatagattAGGAGTAACaagtaatttgagttatgaaatgtgaatttataataatttagatattattaAGAATGTCGTGTGGTCTACTTATAGGGTTagtaaaactaacaaaatactaaaatttttagaaaaaagacTTAATATAGTGATTATGAGTCTGatcattatattcaaatttattaatctaaCCAATATAGacaaaattctaattataaaaaaaaaaaagaatgatgtGCGGTCATATAATGtgatgttaatttaattttatcgataattttaattaaaaaagccAAAGttgttatcaaataataatataagaggAATGTTAATAATAAGAGTATAAGATTAAATCCTACGGACAACATGTCAAGGGTAAATTTTTGATTTACATCTCCAAAGCAGGGTCTCTCTCAAAAATAATGTTACTTGTTATTTTTAAGAACTTGGAGGGTGAAATCGTACTTTTGAAACTCTCTATTAACGAAAGTAACAAGCGAATcctgataaaatattttttcctttttacattACGCTGTCGACGAACCCGCGTTTCCCTCATTCAGGCCTGGACTGTCGCAACCCCCAATCCTCTCCGCCACTTTGAACCACCACCAGGCGTCTATAGTCGACTCTCCGTTCGTGGGTTTTTCTCCAGTGCATTAGactatactttttaatatttcaataatagtaaaatttatataagcatttgagaattttttgtTCCCTGTTTTGGGTCAGGGCTTTCGGGCTCTGCGGAAGCGAAATCTAGCTTGAGAATCAGCATGGCCGACGACGATTACAATGATATGGATATGGGGTTAGTCCTCTTTTTCTCTAATAGGAACTTAGCGTttcaattctttatttttattcatttattttatttctctatgGCATCTTTGTCAAAACCTAGAGATATTAGCGATGGAGGAAGAAGATGCTAATAActaagaaaaatacaaaaagtttTACTGGATAATCAACTTAAGTCTCAACTACTCACCGTGGAAATTTATATAGGCTAGGGTTTGCCTTGCAAATCTGACTAGGAAATTGGTAATTGGaaagttaattaaataaattagttcTTTGTATTTCAGGTAAAGAACTTGTTTTCAGATGTGTGATTATCTTAAAAGATCATAATAAAACTGTTATAACATGATGcatatgtttattcatttttaaggTACGAACTTTTtcgttttttctctttttacatGGTTATTGAGCTTAGTAAgttgagttaattttttttttttctttgcagaTATGAGGATGAGCCATTGGAGCCTGAGATTGAAGTAAGGagttatttgtttgatttacttACCGAAAAAAAGAGTgaacttttgtttctttttctgttttaatgAACTAAAGGAACTTCGGTCTGAGTGTTGTGGAAACAGGAAGGAGCCGAAGAGGATGTAGAGAACAATAATAATGAAGATGTTCCTGGAGAACCTATAGAAACTGAGGACAAAGAAGATGAGGAAGTTAAAGGAGCTCGGAAAACATCAAAATATATGACCAAATATGAACGAGCCAGAATCTTGGGTACCCGGGCTCTGCAGATCAGGTTTTTCTTCCTTTGTATTGTATTAATGgtataaaattatagttttttct contains:
- the LOC123220061 gene encoding DNA-directed RNA polymerases II, IV and V subunit 6A-like isoform X2, translating into MADDDYNDMDMGYEDEPLEPEIEEGAEEDVENNNNEDVPGEPIETEDKEDEEVKGARKTSKYMTKYERARILGTRALQISMNAPVMVELEGETDPLEIAMKELRERKIPFTIRRYLPDGSYEDWGVDELIVEDSWKRQVGGG
- the LOC123221175 gene encoding uncharacterized protein At3g49140-like isoform X1, which translates into the protein MSIAAASSIALGPLQCHLCHLEGVSCSTSNGITSSWIKNPFDSHRAPDISGTSFGCRNPFFGSSQFDWLSTGRDLCPTKVSVAADYSDSVPDSSNYINDRGYHPLEEVKFCKRIRDTKLTSAEIARTTVEANNSSLLVFPGTVHCEPHEQISWAEFQYVVDDYGDIFFEIFEDENILQDPGANNPVNALIGMDIPVHSNQSVAAGYNISDTGSSDGIPLDDDYFEVVDSEVPDVPVDWGMPDTSSWVHPIYFSKCLTKAVNMEYCRKMDKPSNGVSIVGYLRPAFADEETYVRRQFHCEDNDGDYSDWKDGEIMGFSSKSDRSNTTSTLYRLEIMRIELFSVYGIQYPISLQDFQDAEPDALVHSTSAIIDHFSEKGIRCNVALKALCKKKGFNVERAKLIGVDSLGMDVRVFSGVEVRTHRFPFKVRVTSEVAAEKQIQQLLFPRARRKKLRTQQDMFKDPDFF
- the LOC123221175 gene encoding uncharacterized protein At3g49140-like isoform X2, whose amino-acid sequence is MSIAAASSIALGPLQCHLCHLEGVSCSTSNGITSSWIKNPFDSHRAPDISGTRNPFFGSSQFDWLSTGRDLCPTKVSVAADYSDSVPDSSNYINDRGYHPLEEVKFCKRIRDTKLTSAEIARTTVEANNSSLLVFPGTVHCEPHEQISWAEFQYVVDDYGDIFFEIFEDENILQDPGANNPVNALIGMDIPVHSNQSVAAGYNISDTGSSDGIPLDDDYFEVVDSEVPDVPVDWGMPDTSSWVHPIYFSKCLTKAVNMEYCRKMDKPSNGVSIVGYLRPAFADEETYVRRQFHCEDNDGDYSDWKDGEIMGFSSKSDRSNTTSTLYRLEIMRIELFSVYGIQYPISLQDFQDAEPDALVHSTSAIIDHFSEKGIRCNVALKALCKKKGFNVERAKLIGVDSLGMDVRVFSGVEVRTHRFPFKVRVTSEVAAEKQIQQLLFPRARRKKLRTQQDMFKDPDFF
- the LOC123220061 gene encoding DNA-directed RNA polymerases II, IV and V subunit 6A-like isoform X1; amino-acid sequence: MLLVIFKNLEGEIVLLKLSINESNKRILIKYFFLFTLRCRRTRVSLIQAWTVATPNPLRHFEPPPGVYSRLSVRLSGSAEAKSSLRISMADDDYNDMDMGYEDEPLEPEIEEGAEEDVENNNNEDVPGEPIETEDKEDEEVKGARKTSKYMTKYERARILGTRALQISMNAPVMVELEGETDPLEIAMKELRERKIPFTIRRYLPDGSYEDWGVDELIVEDSWKRQVGGG